One window of the Macaca thibetana thibetana isolate TM-01 chromosome 13, ASM2454274v1, whole genome shotgun sequence genome contains the following:
- the SOWAHC gene encoding ankyrin repeat domain-containing protein SOWAHC: MEGSAEWGPEAVLGPEAVLRFLAERGGRALHAELVQHFRGALGGEPEQRARARAHFKELVNAVATVRVDPADGAKYVHLKKRFCEGPSEPSGDPPRIQVTAEPEAPDCPAGPEVRDRLPDTAAPEALPGQGRELGEGEPHAAAHGPPLSAGARRKNSRREVQPLPRTPAPGPSEDLESPPHGCEEADRSSSLGGATAQRPARQNFRDLVMGSSPQLKRSVCPGGSSPGSSSGGGRGRGGGDSDSASVASSSAEEESSGGGSVTLDPLEHAWMLSASDGKWDSLEGLLTCEPGLLVKRDFITGFTCLHWAAKHGRQELLAMLVNFANKHQLPVNINARTSGGYTALHLAAMHGHVEVVKLLVGAYDADVDIRDYSGKKASQYLSQSIAEEIKNLVGALDEGDGESAAGSSGGRWRLSKVLPSHLITYKLSHVLDDGGDHHYHHHHQHHHLAEGWVGGKAKDPGRKASGSSSGRIKPRLNKIRFRTQIVHTTPSFRDPEQPLEGGGEEVEEERSVKGHSSSFKLRPKSNVFG, encoded by the coding sequence ATGGAGGGGTCGGCAGAGTGGGGCCCCGAGGCAGTGCTGGGCCCCGAGGCGGTGCTGCGCTTCCTGGCGGAGCGCGGGGGCCGGGCCCTGCATGCCGAGCTGGTGCAGCACTTCAGGGGCGCACTGGGCGGCGAACCCGAGCAGCGCGCCCGCGCCCGCGCGCACTTCAAGGAGCTGGTGAACGCCGTGGCCACGGTGCGCGTCGATCCCGCCGACGGCGCCAAGTACGTGCACCTCAAGAAGAGGTTCTGTGAGGGGCCGTCCGAGCCCTCCGGGGACCCGCCGCGAATCCAGGTGACCGCCGAGCCCGAGGCCCCCGACTGCCCGGCCGGGCCCGAGGTGCGCGATCGGCTCCCCGACACAGCGGCCCCGGAGGCGCTCCCTGGACAGGGCCGCGAGCTGGGCGAGGGAGAGCCCCACGCCGCCGCTCACGGGCCGCCCCTGAGCGCCGGGGCTCGCAGGAAGAACTCGCGGCGCGAAGTGCAGCCCCTGCCCCGGACTCCGGCCCCGGGACCCAGTGAGGACCTGGAATCCCCGCCCCATGGCTGCGAGGAGGCGGACAGGAGCAGCTCCCTTGGGGGGGCCACCGCACAGAGGCCGGCCCGCCAGAACTTCCGCGACCTGGTGATGGGCAGTTCCCCGCAGCTGAAGAGGAGCGTGTGTCCCGGGGGCAGCAGCCCGGGCAGCTCCTCCGGGGGAGGACGCGGCAGAGGCGGTGGCGACTCAGACAGCGCATCGGTGGCCTCGTCGTCCGCGGAGGAGGAGAGCAGCGGCGGAGGCTCCGTGACGCTAGACCCCCTGGAGCACGCCTGGATGCTCTCTGCCTCCGATGGCAAGTGGGACAGCCTGGAGGGCTTGCTCACCTGCGAGCCCGGCCTGCTGGTCAAGCGGGACTTCATTACCGGCTTCACTTGCCTGCATTGGGCCGCCAAGCACGGAAGGCAGGAGCTTCTGGCCATGCTAGTCAACTTCGCCAACAAACACCAGCTGCCGGTGAACATCAACGCCAGGACGAGCGGGGGTTACACCGCCCTGCACTTGGCAGCCATGCACGGGCACGTGGAGGTCGTGAAGCTGCTGGTAGGGGCCTACGACGCCGATGTGGACATCAGGGACTACAGTGGGAAAAAGGCCTCCCAGTACCTGAGTCAGAGCATCGCTGAGGAGATCAAGAACCTGGTGGGAGCCCTGGACGAGGGTGACGGGGAAAGCGCCGCGGGTAGCAGCGGTGGGCGCTGGAGGCTTTCAAAGGTGCTTCCCTCGCATCTCATCACCTACAAACTCTCACACGTCCTAGATGATGGAGGagaccatcactaccatcaccatcaccaacatcaccacTTGGCTGAGGGGTGGGTCGGAGGCAAAGCCAAGGATCCAGGGCGCAAAGCCTCAGGCAGCTCTAGTGGACGTATAAAACCCAGACTCAACAAAATCCGCTTCAGAACCCAGATTGTCCACACCACACCCTCTTTCAGGGACCCAGAACAGCCACTGGAGGGTGGCggggaggaagtggaggaggaacGGTCTGTTAAAGGCCACTCGTCCTCCTTCAAATTGAGACCAAAGTCCAATGTATTTgggtaa